TCAGCAGCAGTGCCAGCCGCAGATCGTCCTGGCCGACGACGGCGGTGAACGGGTACGGGGTGCTCATGCGGTCTCCTCGACCAGTTCGGGCGCTCCGGGCGCGACAAAGGGAAGTCCGGCGGGCGCGCCCTGCTCGATCAGCCGCAGCAGCGCGTCCGTGTCCGTGTGTTCTTCGATCAGATCGCCGAGCCGGTCGAGCTGTTCCTCGCGCAGCGCGTCGAACGAGGTGTCCGGCGCGGGGACGAAACGCCGCCCCGCGTCCGCCGCGACCCGCCGCAGGAACTCCCGGCGGAAGCCGTCGCTCTCCAGCGAGCCGTGCCAGTGGGTGCCCCACACCGCGCCGACCCGGCAGCCGTCCAGGAAGGGTTCGCCGCCCAGGACGTCGGCGACACCGTGATGGATCTCGTACCCCTCCACCCGCTCACCGAGCGCGGTGCCCACCGGCCGGGCCAGCGTCTTGCCGGCGTGGAAGCGCACCCGTACGGGCAGCAGCCCCAGACCGGGCACGGACCCGGCGCGGGACTCGATCCCGTCCTCGATGTGCTCGCCCAGGAGCTGGAACCCGCCGCAGATGCCGAGCACGGGACGGCCCGCGGCGGCCCGGCGGGCCAGCTCCCGGGCGAGTCCGCGCTCCCGCAGCCACCGCAGGGCGCCGACGGTGCCCCGGGTGCCGGGGACGACGACCAGATCGGCGTCGGCCAGCTCCTCCGGGCGGTCGACGAAGCGGACGACGACGCCCGGCTCGGCGGCCAGCGCGTCGACGTCGGTGAAGTTCGACATCAGCGGCACCGCGCAGACCGCGACCCGGAGCACGTCCTCGCCCGCCGGCGGGGTCGGCCGGGACTCGCGGACCGCGCCCCGCAGCGAGACCCGGAGCCCGTCCTCCTCGTCGATGCCGAGGCCGTGCGCGTACGGCAGCACCCCGTACGTCGGCCGCCCGGTCAGCCCCCGGAGCATGTCGAGCCCCGGTTCGAGGAGGGACACGTCGCCGCGGAACTTGTTGACGAGATAGCCGGAGACCAGCCGCTGGTCCTCGGCCGTGAGCAGGGCCGTGGTGCCGAAGAACGAGGCGAAGACGCCGCCCCGGTCGATGTCGCCGACGACGAGCACCGGCAGTTGCGCGGCCCGGGCGACGCCCATGTTCACGATGTCCGTACGCCGCAGATTGATCTCGGCGGGGCTGCCCGCGCCCTCGCAGATCACCGCGTCATGGGTGGCGCGCAACTCCTCCAGGCACTCCATGACGGTGCCGAACAGGGCCTCCCGGCCGCCCCCGCGCAGCGGTCCGGGGGAGTCCCCGGGGGCCTGGGGGGAGCCGAAGTAGCCCCGGGCGCCCATCTCGCCCACCGGGCGGCCCAGCAGCACGACCTGGCTGGTGCGGTCCCCGCCGGGCTTGAGCAGGACCGGGTTCATCAGCGCGGTCGGCTCCACCCGGGCGGCCCGCGCCTGCATCGCCTGCGCCCGGCCGATCTCCGCGCCGTCCCGGGTCACATAGGAGTTGAGCGACATGTTCTGCCCCTTGAAGGGGGCCACCTTCAGCCCCTGGCGCACCAGCCAGCGGCAGATCCCCGCGGTGACGACGCTCTTGCCCGCGTCGGACGTGGTGCCCGCGACGAGCAGTCCGCCTCCGGTCATCGTGTCCCTCCCCGTCCCCCGCGCGCTGTCCGCAGCATGTGTCCGGCGGCGAGCCGCCCCACCGCGCTGACCCCCAGCGCCAGCAGCCCCACCCGCCGGGAGAGCCGGGCCGCGCGCTCGATGTCCGCGATCTCCACCGGGCGGCCCGCGCCGCCGTTGAGCACCGGGCGGTGCTCCACCCGCCCGCCGTACGCGAGGGTCCCGCCGAGCCGTACGCCGAGGGCGCCCGCGAAGGCCGCCTCGACCGGTCCGGCGTTGGGGCTGGGGTGCCGGTGGGCGTCGGCCCGCCAGGCCCGTACGGCGCCCTTCGGGTCGTCGCCCGCGAGCACCGCGAGGGCGGCCGTCAGCCGGGCCCCCGGCCAGCCCGCGAGATCGTCCAGCCGGGCCGAGGCCCAGCCGAAGCGCTGGTAGCGGGGGGAGCGGTGGCCGACCATCGCGTCCAGGGTGTTGACCGCGCGGAACGCGGCGAGTCCGGGCACACCCCCGAGCGCGCCCCACACCAGCGCGCCGACGACGGCGTCGGAGGTGTTCTCGGCCACGGACTCCACCACGGCGCGGGCCATCCCCCGCTCGTCCAGGGCCTGCGGATCACGGCCGCACAGATGCGGCAGCCGCGCCCGGGCGCGTTCGGTGTCCCCTTCGGCCAGCGCGGCACCGATGGTCCCGGCCTCCCGGCCCAGGGTGGTGCCGCCGACGACGGACCAGGTCACGGCGGCGGTCAGCGCCAGCGAGAGCGCCGGGCTGCGGCGCGCGCCCCGGGCCAGCAGCGCGGCGCCCGCGGCGGTGCCCCCGGCGCAGACGGCGGTGTGCAGGGCGCCCCAGCCGCGGTGGTCGCGCCAGAGCACCCGCTCGACGGCCCCGGCGGCCCGCCCGAAGGCGGCGACGGGGTGGCCCCGGCGGGGGTCGCCCAGCAGCAGATCGGCGGCGATGCCCGCGGCGGCGCCGCAGACGAAGATCCGTTCGGCCCGCACCGGCTCAGCCACCGGTTCCGGGGGCGCACGAGAGGGCCGCCGGGGCGACGGGGGTGGGGTCGGGGCCGGGCATGGCGATATGTCCTCACTCAGGGTGTCCGCGCCCTGGTTCGACGTGATCGGCGGCGAGAGTTCCTGGCTTCCGGGGGTTCCCGGTGACAGTGGCGGGACCGCGCCGGATTCGCACCGGCTTCCTCTGCTGCCGCCCATTGGCCCCGGCAGTCCACCACGCTGTGAGAACAGCCGTCAACCTGCCGTTGACCTGCGACGGCGGGGTGCGCGGGCACACGGAAGGGCCGGGCGTCCCTGGGGGATGCCCGGCCCTTTTCGTTCGGCTGTCGCGCCGCTCGTCAGGTGACGATCAGGTAGATCCCGAAGCTGACCGCGACGGCGCAGAGCGCGAAGCAGAGGTAGGCGCTGGTGCGGGCGAGGACGGCCGAGCCGCCCTGCGCGGAGGCGATCTCCTGCTTGCTGAGGCCGACGAGACCGAGGACGAAGAGGCCCGCGATGGTCACGGTGGCCAGGAGGCTCACGCCGAAGACGGAGCCGAGGGCTACCCAGTCGATGTTCATGCTGATCTTGTCCTTACACCGCGGCCGGGCTGGCCGGGCCGGAGTCGGGGGCGGTGGCCGGGGTGGCCGGGGTCTTCTGGAACCCGTCCTGACCGGTGACGACACCGGCGGGCGGCGGGGTGACGGCGGCCATGGCGGTGGTGACCACACCGGGAGCGTCCGTCTCCTCGGCGGTCTCGGCCTCGTTCACGTTGGTGTGGTCGACGACCTGGCGGCGGGAGTAGACCCAGATCGCGACGGAGGAGCCGATCAGGAAGGCGAGGACGACACCGACGCCCCAGGGGCCCTGCTTGGTGACCAGCTCGGAGAGGGCGGCGACCAGACCGGCGGCCGGCAGGGTCAGACCCCAGGCGACGAACATCCGGGTGGCGGTGGACCAGCGGACCACACCGCCCTTGCGGCCGAGGCCCGAGCCCATGACGGCGCCGGAGCAGGAGTGGGTGGTGGAGAGCGAGAAGCCCAGGTTCGAGGAGGCCAGGATGACGCTCGCGGCGCTGGTCTGGGCGGCGAAGCCCTGCTGCGGCTGGAGGTCGGTCAGGCCCTTGCCCATGGTGCGGATGATGCGCCAGCCACCGAGGTAGGTGCCGAGGGCGATCGCGACACCGGCGGAGACGATGACCCACATGGGCGGGTTGGAGCCGGGGGCGAGGACATCGCCGGCGACCAGGGCCAGCGTGATGATGCCCATCGTCTTCTGGGCGTCGTTGGTGCCGTGGGCGAGCGAGACCAGGCCGGCCGAGGCGATCTGCCCCGCGCGGTAGCCCTTGGCGCTGGTCTTGTCGTCGATGTTCTTGCCGAGCTTGTAGGTCAGCTTCGCGGCGAGGTAACCGCCGATACCGGCCACCAGGGGGGCCGCGAGGGCGGGGATCAGCACCTTGGTGACGACGGTGCCGCCGTTGACGCCGCTGATGCCGACCGAGGCTATGGTCGCGCCGATCAGACCGCCCATGAGGGCGTGCGAGGAGCTGGACGGCAGGCCGACCAGCCACGTCAGGAGATTCCAGAGGATGGCGCCGACGAGCGCCGCGAAGATCACTTCTGGTGTGATGCCTGACTCGTCGACCATGCCGCTGGAGATCGTCTTGGCGACCTCCACGGACATGAACGCGCCGACGAGGTTGAGCACGGCGGACATGGCCACCGCGGCTTTGGGCTTCATCGCGCCGGTCGAGATGGTCGTCGCCATCGCGTTGGCGGTGTCGTGGAAACCGTTCGTGAAATCGAACACGAGAGCCGTCACGATCACAATCGCGAGCAGCAGCGTGATGTGTTCCATTTACCCAGGCAATCTTTGGACGTCAGTGGCTCGGCGAACGTAGGTAACCTGAGTGAACGGAAGGTGAACTCAGGCGGGCATCCCGGTTGATCCAACTGAGGATCATGGTTCCGCTTCCGTTCTCGGGGGGCTGGATGGGCCTCTGTGACGGGATGGACGCCGATCAAAGTGGCTTTCATCACCTTTTCCAAGGATCTGACCGCTTTGCCGGGTGAGCCGTTTCGCGTCTCCCGATGGTCGCCCTCTGTAGTCGGGCGCCCGATGCTGACAGGATCGTTCACATGACCGATTACGTGCGGCAGGACGCGATCGACACGACCTGGCGGGCCGTGGTGGACACCGCCCGCAGGACCGCCGCCGAGGGCCTGGTGGTGGGCACATCGGGCAATGTCTCGGCCCGGCTCGGCGAACTGATCCTGGTCACCCCCAGCGGGGTGCCCTACGACCGGCTCTCCCCGGACGACGTCGTGGGCGTCGACCTCGACGGACGGCAGGTGCTCGGCACGCTCGGACCCACGAGTGAGCTGCCGCTCCATCTGGAGGTCTACCGCCACACCGGGGCGCGCGCCGTCGTCCACACCCACGCCGTGCACGCCACGGCCGTCTCCACGCTGGTGCGGGAGCTGCCCGCGATCCACTACATGACCGCCGCGCTCGGCGGGCCGGTGCGGGTGGCGGAGTACGCGCTCTACGGGACGGAGGAGCTGGCGCGGAACCTGGCGGGGGCGCTGGAGGGGCGGACGGCCGCGCTGCTGAGGAATCACGGGACGGTCGTGTACGCCGACACCCTCGACCGGGCCTACGACCACACGGCCCAGCTCGAATGGATGTGCCACCTCTGGCTCCTCGCCTCCTCCCTCCCGGGCCGCACCCCGACGCTCCTCACCTCCGCGCAGCTCGCGGAGACCGCGTCCAAACTCTCGACATACGGCCAGCCGGGCTGACCTCCGGCCCCAGAGGGGCCGCGCGCTCCCCCCGGGGCGGGACGCCGCCGTCCCGCGGGACGGCGGCGCAGGGCACTCTCCCCCCGGCGGGACGGTGCCCACTTCCCGCACCGGGCGGCCTGGCCCCTGTGACGGGACCCGAGGCCGTCCGTCTCCCACCGGGCGGGGGTGTGCCCGCTGCCGGCACCGAGACGGCCCGGCCCCGTGGTGGGGGCAGGGTCATCCCCCTGGCGGGACCCGAAGGGGCCGTCTGTCTCCCCCCGGGGCGGGGGTGTGCCCCCTGCGTGCGGGAGGGGCCTGCGGCTCCCCCTTCCCACCGGGCGGGAGTGTGCCCACGTCCCGCACCGAGTGGGCCGTCTGCCCGTGGTGGGGGGTGCAGGGTCGTCCCCGGAAGGGACCGGCGGAGAACCGCCCGCACTCTGCGTCGGACGTCCGGTCTGCCGGCCCTGAGGAGTCGAGCCCGGAGGCCCCCACATCCCGCACCAATACGGCCGACCCGAGCACAACAAGCCCGTCCGGCGATTGAGGACGGACCCGCGTCCAACGCAAGGCTGATGCGCAAGCCGACGGACCCCCGCGCGGCCCCGTTGTCGGGGGCCAGCCCCCGAACCCCCGCGCCTCAATCGTCGGCGAGGCTGAATTTCGGGCACCCCCACGAGGCTGCAACCTCAGGCCCCACACCGCCCCCCCCGGAGGGGACCACACACCCCCAAGGGGTCGACTTGCCCCCCACCCGGGGTGTCCACTGGCAGCGGACGGACCCGGCACCGACACTGGAACAGTGCGACCGGTCACCGCGGCGGCAGCGGCTGCCACCACCCTGTTGGGCCTCGGCGCAGCCACCTTCGCCGTCGGCCGCCACACCAGCGACGCCATCCTCCGCCCCACCCCCGACCGCCCCTTCCCCGGCGACCCCCGCCTCACGGTCCACGCCCTCGACGAGGACCGCGTCACCCTCAGCCGCACCCTCGCCGCGGGCCGCCCCGGCGTCTACGGGCTGCGCGGGCCCGGGGTCCACGCCGTGGTCGGCCCGGTCCTGGAGGAGGTGACCCGTTCCGCGGACACCCTCGTCCGCAGAGTGGAGCGCGTCGTCCACGGCGTCCTGGAACCGGGCGCCCGGGTCCGGCTCACCCCGCAGCTCCACCGGGGCGACCCGGCGGCAGCCCTCGGTATCGAGTACGCCGACGTCACCGTCCCCGGCGAGCTGGGCCCGCTCCCCGCGTGGTCCGTCCCCGGCGCCCGGGAGACCTGGGTCATCGCGGTCCACGGCCTGGGCACCACCCGCGAGCACCCTCTGAACCTCCTTCCGTTCCTGCACCGCCGCCGCATTCCGGTGCTGGGCGTCGGCTACCGCGGCGACCCCGACGCCCCTCGCTCCCCCGACGGCATGGGACACCTCGGCGACACCGAGTGGCGCGACCTCGACGCCGCTCTCCGCTTCGCAGTCCGGGGCGGCGCCCGCAGGGTCGTCCTGTACGGCTGGTCCACCGGCGCCACCATGGCGCTGCACACCGCCGCGGACTCCGCGCTGCGCGACCGGATCAGCGGACTGGTCCTCGACTCGCCGGTGCTCGACAAGGACGCGACCCTGCACGCCCTCGCCGCCGCCCGGCACACCCCCGCCCCGCTGGTGCCGCTCGCGGTCCGGGCGGCCCGCAGCCGGGCCGGGCTCTACGACGGCCGGCAGCTCCCGGCCCCGGTCGCGGACGCGCAGACGCTCCGGGTCCCCACGCTGATCCTCCACGGCCCGGACGACACCGTCGCCCCGTGGGAGCCCTCGCGCGAGCTGGCGGCCCGCCGCCCCGACCTGGTCGGGCTGACCACCGTCCGGGGCGCCCCGCACGCCGCCATGTGGAACGCCGACCCGGAGCGGTACGAGGAGGCGCTGCGCCGCTTCCTCACCCCCTTGATCTGACGCCCCGTCGGAACACGGGCGGCACACCGCCACCAGCACGGTCCGCGGCGACCCCCGGCGGTGTGCTCCTGCCGGCCCGTCCCGGCCCGTGCCCACCGGGTTCCGTTTGGGCTTTCGGGCCGTCAGCGGGAACACTGCTCCTTGTGACGTCCCGAAAGCCTGATGAGCAATTGGCGCGCAACTCCAGACTCCGTCTTGTCCGCCCGCGACCCCTGGCCACCGCCCGGAGGGCGGTGACGACCCGGCGCACCCGGTCGGCCGCCAGGCCACCCGAGGGCACCCCACCCCCCGCCGAGCTGGCCCGCCAGGCCAGAGAGGTCCTCGCCGACGCCGTGCGCATCGCCCGCTGGGCGGCCGTGGAGCGCGACCCCGGGCCCGTGCCCCTGGCCGCCCCGGCCCGGGACCGGGCCGCCGCCGCACTCCGTATGACCCCCCTCCAGGTGCGCGCGGGCTGGGACCGCGCCCGCCTCGCCGGACTGGTGGAGCTGCACGGCGGCACCGCCCGCCCCGGCTGGCGGCTGCGCGCCTGGGACCGGGACGACATGGCCGTGCTGCGCGGCTGGGTCGCCCTCTTCGACGCCTGGTCGCTGGCGCACCCGGCGCCCACCGAGGTCCCCCCGACCGCCGTGGCGGAAGTGGTGGAAGCCGTTCCGCAACTGCTCTCCCTCCTTCAGCTCTCGGCCGGGCCCGTCCTGGTGCCCGCCCTGCTGGACCTGCTGGAGCAGCGGGTCCAGGAGCTGCGCGAGGAGCGCTGCGAGGTCCCCTACGGCCCCGGCCACCGACCCGCGGCCGGGGGCCCCGGCGGAACGCCGCAATCGCCGCAATCATCGTCGGAACCGGTGCCGGACGGCGGAACGCCCCCCGGCCAGGACACGGCACCCCGCCCCGGGGGCGAGGGCGGGGCGCCCGTCCTGCACGGTCTGCCCTCCGTCTCCCCGCTGCTCGACTGGGCCCTCGACGGGCTCGCCGCCGTGGGCGCGCTCACCCTGGACAAGGGCCGCTCCGCCACGCTCACCCCGCTCGGCAACTGGGCGGTCTGGGTCAAGCTGGAGCAGATCTGCGTGGCCGCGCAGAGCCCCGCGGGCAATATCGAGCAGTCGGCCGAGGACATGCTCCGCGGCTGTGCCCGGCTCACCCCGGGGCCCGCCAGGGCCGAGTACCGGGCCTGGCTCGCGGCGCGCCCGGTCTCCAGTGCGGTGACCGAACTGCTGACCGTGGCCCGGGGCGAGGACGCCCTGCTGCGCGGGCTCGCCTTCGAGGCGCTGCGCGTCGTCGGCGCCCCCGCCGAGGCCGAGGTCCGCTCCGCCGCCGCCGAGGCGTCGCTGCGCCCCTACGCCCTGCTCTGGCTCGCCGAGTACGAGGGCATGGACCCCGAGGACGCGCCCGATGTCCTCAGCCGGGAGGACGCCACCTGGCTCTGGGTGGACACCGCGGCGGCCGTCGCCGACCACGGCGAGCCCCAACTGCTGCTGCGCCACCTCGACTCCGCGGTCCAGGGCACCGTCCCGGCCCTCCTCGAAGAGGTCCGGTCCGGCGGTCACCCCCGTACGGTCCAGGTCCTGGTGGCCCTGGCCGCCGCGCATCCCGATCCGGCCCTCGCGAAGGCCGTCCGCCGCGCCGCCTTCCAGGTCCACACGGGAGGCGCGTAGCGCCGACCCCCGCCACCCGGCCCGGCGGGGCCGCGCCGCACCCCCGCCGGACCGGGCCGTACCCCGGAGCCCGTTCCTCCGATGTGACCCGCGTCTCCTTTGGGCGTCCGCCCCCGGCGACGCCTCCCCGCGCACCGTCCGCG
The nucleotide sequence above comes from Streptomyces clavuligerus. Encoded proteins:
- a CDS encoding cobyric acid synthase, coding for MTGGGLLVAGTTSDAGKSVVTAGICRWLVRQGLKVAPFKGQNMSLNSYVTRDGAEIGRAQAMQARAARVEPTALMNPVLLKPGGDRTSQVVLLGRPVGEMGARGYFGSPQAPGDSPGPLRGGGREALFGTVMECLEELRATHDAVICEGAGSPAEINLRRTDIVNMGVARAAQLPVLVVGDIDRGGVFASFFGTTALLTAEDQRLVSGYLVNKFRGDVSLLEPGLDMLRGLTGRPTYGVLPYAHGLGIDEEDGLRVSLRGAVRESRPTPPAGEDVLRVAVCAVPLMSNFTDVDALAAEPGVVVRFVDRPEELADADLVVVPGTRGTVGALRWLRERGLARELARRAAAGRPVLGICGGFQLLGEHIEDGIESRAGSVPGLGLLPVRVRFHAGKTLARPVGTALGERVEGYEIHHGVADVLGGEPFLDGCRVGAVWGTHWHGSLESDGFRREFLRRVAADAGRRFVPAPDTSFDALREEQLDRLGDLIEEHTDTDALLRLIEQGAPAGLPFVAPGAPELVEETA
- a CDS encoding cobalamin biosynthesis protein, with product MRAERIFVCGAAAGIAADLLLGDPRRGHPVAAFGRAAGAVERVLWRDHRGWGALHTAVCAGGTAAGAALLARGARRSPALSLALTAAVTWSVVGGTTLGREAGTIGAALAEGDTERARARLPHLCGRDPQALDERGMARAVVESVAENTSDAVVGALVWGALGGVPGLAAFRAVNTLDAMVGHRSPRYQRFGWASARLDDLAGWPGARLTAALAVLAGDDPKGAVRAWRADAHRHPSPNAGPVEAAFAGALGVRLGGTLAYGGRVEHRPVLNGGAGRPVEIADIERAARLSRRVGLLALGVSAVGRLAAGHMLRTARGGRGGTR
- a CDS encoding inorganic phosphate transporter, translating into MEHITLLLAIVIVTALVFDFTNGFHDTANAMATTISTGAMKPKAAVAMSAVLNLVGAFMSVEVAKTISSGMVDESGITPEVIFAALVGAILWNLLTWLVGLPSSSSHALMGGLIGATIASVGISGVNGGTVVTKVLIPALAAPLVAGIGGYLAAKLTYKLGKNIDDKTSAKGYRAGQIASAGLVSLAHGTNDAQKTMGIITLALVAGDVLAPGSNPPMWVIVSAGVAIALGTYLGGWRIIRTMGKGLTDLQPQQGFAAQTSAASVILASSNLGFSLSTTHSCSGAVMGSGLGRKGGVVRWSTATRMFVAWGLTLPAAGLVAALSELVTKQGPWGVGVVLAFLIGSSVAIWVYSRRQVVDHTNVNEAETAEETDAPGVVTTAMAAVTPPPAGVVTGQDGFQKTPATPATAPDSGPASPAAV
- a CDS encoding class II aldolase/adducin family protein yields the protein MTDYVRQDAIDTTWRAVVDTARRTAAEGLVVGTSGNVSARLGELILVTPSGVPYDRLSPDDVVGVDLDGRQVLGTLGPTSELPLHLEVYRHTGARAVVHTHAVHATAVSTLVRELPAIHYMTAALGGPVRVAEYALYGTEELARNLAGALEGRTAALLRNHGTVVYADTLDRAYDHTAQLEWMCHLWLLASSLPGRTPTLLTSAQLAETASKLSTYGQPG
- a CDS encoding alpha/beta hydrolase, producing MRPVTAAAAAATTLLGLGAATFAVGRHTSDAILRPTPDRPFPGDPRLTVHALDEDRVTLSRTLAAGRPGVYGLRGPGVHAVVGPVLEEVTRSADTLVRRVERVVHGVLEPGARVRLTPQLHRGDPAAALGIEYADVTVPGELGPLPAWSVPGARETWVIAVHGLGTTREHPLNLLPFLHRRRIPVLGVGYRGDPDAPRSPDGMGHLGDTEWRDLDAALRFAVRGGARRVVLYGWSTGATMALHTAADSALRDRISGLVLDSPVLDKDATLHALAAARHTPAPLVPLAVRAARSRAGLYDGRQLPAPVADAQTLRVPTLILHGPDDTVAPWEPSRELAARRPDLVGLTTVRGAPHAAMWNADPERYEEALRRFLTPLI